The following are from one region of the Brienomyrus brachyistius isolate T26 chromosome 4, BBRACH_0.4, whole genome shotgun sequence genome:
- the LOC125740495 gene encoding keratin-associated protein 10-10-like isoform X1: protein MSENGISHLNTRTEATKSSQVLADTMAATRCPTSGRKAREIHLALLVLADATRAKALVPACPHQCQSVSACARQRQSVPACPHQCQSVSACARQRQSVPACPHQCQSVSACARQRQSVPACPRQCESVSACARQRQLVPACPRQCQSVPACARQCESVPACPRQRQSVPACARQCQSVPACARQCQSVPACARQRQSVPACPRQRQSVPACARQRQSVPACPRQRQSVPACARQRQSVPACARQCQSVPACPRQCQSVPACAHQRQSVPACPRQCESVPACARQRQSVPACARQRQSVPACARQRQSVPACACQCQSVPACL from the coding sequence ATGTCAGAAAACGGTATCTCACACCTAAACACCAGAACTGAAGCCACGAAGTCCAGCCAGGTTTTAGCTGATACCATGGCAGCGACTCGATGTCCGACCTCTGGCAGGAAAGCTCGGGAGATCCACCTGGCACTACTGGTTCTAGCAGATGCCACAAGGGCAAAGGCACTGGTGCCTGCCTGTCCCCATCAGTGTCAGTCGGTGTCTGCCTGTGCCCGTCAGCGCCAGTCGGTGCCTGCCTGTCCCCATCAGTGTCAGTCGGTGTCTGCCTGTGCCCGTCAGCGCCAGTCGGTGCCTGCCTGTCCCCATCAGTGTCAGTCGGTGTCTGCCTGTGCCCGTCAGCGCCAGTCGGTGCCTGCCTGTCCCCGTCAGTGCGAGTCGGTGTCTGCCTGTGCCCGTCAGCGCCAGTTGGTGCCTGCCTGTCCCCGTCAGTGCCAGTCGGTGCCTGCCTGTGCCCGTCAGTGCGAGTCCGTGCCTGCCTGTCCCCGTCAGCGCCAGTCGGTGCCTGCCTGTGCCCGTCAGTGCCAGTCGGTGCCTGCCTGTGCCCGTCAGTGCCAGTCGGTGCCTGCCTGTGCCCGTCAGCGCCAGTCGGTGCCTGCCTGTCCCCGTCAGCGCCAGTCGGTGCCTGCCTGTGCCCGTCAGCGCCAGTCGGTGCCTGCCTGTCCCCGTCAGCGCCAGTCGGTGCCTGCCTGTGCCCGTCAGCGCCAGTCGGTGCCTGCCTGTGCCCGTCAGTGCCAGTCGGTGCCTGCCTGTCCCCGTCAGTGCCAGTCGGTGCCTGCCTGTGCCCATCAGCGCCAGTCGGTGCCTGCCTGTCCCCGTCAGTGCGAGTCGGTGCCTGCCTGTGCCCGTCAGCGCCAGTCGGTGCCTGCCTGTGCCCGTCAGCGCCAGTCGGTGCCTGCCTGTGCCCGTCAGCGCCAGTCGGTGCCTGCCTGTGCCTGTCAGTGCCAGTCGGTGCCTGCCTGTCTCTGA
- the LOC125740495 gene encoding BCL-6 corepressor-like protein 1 isoform X2, with protein MPQGQRHWCLPVPISVSRCLPVPVSASRCLPVPISVSRCLPVPVSASRCLPVPISVSRCLPVPVSASRCLPVPVSASRCLPVPVSASWCLPVPVSASRCLPVPVSASPCLPVPVSASRCLPVPVSASRCLPVPVSASRCLPVPVSASRCLPVPVSASRCLPVPVSASRCLPVPVSASRCLPVPVSASRCLPVPVSASRCLPVPVSASRCLPVPISASRCLPVPVSASRCLPVPVSASRCLPVPVSASRCLPVPVSASRCLPVPVSASRCLPVSEALEVKDLIQEPNNEMTLPIQGFDPATSNPFSYTSLLKFEGR; from the coding sequence ATGCCACAAGGGCAAAGGCACTGGTGCCTGCCTGTCCCCATCAGTGTCAGTCGGTGTCTGCCTGTGCCCGTCAGCGCCAGTCGGTGCCTGCCTGTCCCCATCAGTGTCAGTCGGTGTCTGCCTGTGCCCGTCAGCGCCAGTCGGTGCCTGCCTGTCCCCATCAGTGTCAGTCGGTGTCTGCCTGTGCCCGTCAGCGCCAGTCGGTGCCTGCCTGTCCCCGTCAGTGCGAGTCGGTGTCTGCCTGTGCCCGTCAGCGCCAGTTGGTGCCTGCCTGTCCCCGTCAGTGCCAGTCGGTGCCTGCCTGTGCCCGTCAGTGCGAGTCCGTGCCTGCCTGTCCCCGTCAGCGCCAGTCGGTGCCTGCCTGTGCCCGTCAGTGCCAGTCGGTGCCTGCCTGTGCCCGTCAGTGCCAGTCGGTGCCTGCCTGTGCCCGTCAGCGCCAGTCGGTGCCTGCCTGTCCCCGTCAGCGCCAGTCGGTGCCTGCCTGTGCCCGTCAGCGCCAGTCGGTGCCTGCCTGTCCCCGTCAGCGCCAGTCGGTGCCTGCCTGTGCCCGTCAGCGCCAGTCGGTGCCTGCCTGTGCCCGTCAGTGCCAGTCGGTGCCTGCCTGTCCCCGTCAGTGCCAGTCGGTGCCTGCCTGTGCCCATCAGCGCCAGTCGGTGCCTGCCTGTCCCCGTCAGTGCGAGTCGGTGCCTGCCTGTGCCCGTCAGCGCCAGTCGGTGCCTGCCTGTGCCCGTCAGCGCCAGTCGGTGCCTGCCTGTGCCCGTCAGCGCCAGTCGGTGCCTGCCTGTGCCTGTCAGTGCCAGTCGGTGCCTGCCTGTCTCTGAAGCACTTGAGGTTAAGGACCTTATTCAGGAGCCCAACAATGAAATGACTCTACCAATCCAAGGATTTGACCCTGCAACCTCCAACCCATTCAGCTACACATCCTTACTTAAGTTTGAAGGCAGATGA